TGGGACACGCAGTTCTCCGTGTCCGTCTGCGCGGCCATCATCTTGACGTAGCCGTGCTGCTTCATCTTGCCCCGCTCGTCGAGGCTGATGATGGTGTTGCCGCCCAGGCGGACCGGGTCGCCGACCCGGCAGCGCGGCGCGGTCCCGCCGCCCCACTCGTCGGTGAAGACGACGATCTTGCCGTCGTTGCTGAAGACGGCGGTGTGCCAGAGCGAGAAGTTCACGTCGGACATCGCATCCAGCACGACCGGGTTCTCCGGGTCGCTCGCGTCCAGCATGATCCCGAAGCTGCCGCACGCCCCGGCGACGAGGTTCAGCGCCGGGAACGCGGTCAGGTCGTGGCAGCCGCGCGGCCCGAGCGCCCGCCAGGCCTGCGTCGTGTCGCTGAACGCCACGCCCGCACGCCCCGGCGGCCGCGGCAGGCCCTCGAAGATCCGGGCGTAGCCGATCACTTCCGCCTGCTCGGGGTTATCGAGCGGCACGCGGATGATGTCCACGCGGTAGTGTGCCGTGTTCGGGTTCTCCTCCACCGTGCCGTCCGAGCACCCCGGCAGCTCGCTCGAGTCCCGTACCGCCGCCGAGCCGCCGACGTAGATGTAGATCACGGTCGAGTCCGTGGGATGCGGCACGATGGTGTGCGTGTGCGAGCCGCGGCATGTCTGCACGTTCTTGATGAGCCGCGGGTTGCGCGGGTCGCTGACGTCGAAGATGCGCACGCCGCGCATGCGGTCCTTGCCGTCCTGGACGCCCTGCGTGCCGCAGTCGATGCGCGATCGCGGCGACTCCGCCGAGATGAACAGCAGGTTCCCGTAGATCGAGGGATCGCCCTGGTCCGTGGCGCACACCGTCGTGTTGAGCAGCACCGGCTTCCGCGGGTCGCTCACGTCCCAGATCATGAAGCCACTGAAGTTGCCCTGGTAGACGAGGTTGCCGCGGAAGGCGAGGTCCGAGTTGATGAACGTGAGGCCACGGATGGAGTCGAGCTCCGGCGGCTTGGGCGAATACGACACCAGCCGCATGTTCCACAGTGCGATGCCCGCGTTGTTGTAGTAGCCCGGGCCGAGGCCGACGCGCGGGTCGTCCGTCGTCGCGACCGTGTCCGCCCGTGGCCCCACGGCCTTCGACTGCGCGGCCAGCGGCGCGGCCGGTGCCGCGACCGCGAGAGCGATCGCTGCCACGCCAGCCATTCCGCGCCGGATTCTCCAACTGCGATCTGTCATCGGGATCGGTTCCCTCCAGTGGTGGCGAGCGTGTTGAGCAGGTTCTGCATGACGTAGATCTCGTCGCGCTGGTCCGCGTCCACGTCGGTCGCGAACCGGAAGAGGTCCGGGTCCTGTGCGGCGCCCGGCGTCGCGAACAGCGCCTCGACCATCTCGAGCGCGCCGCGGTGGTGCTGGATCATGAAGGTGAGGAACAGACGGTCGAACTCCCGTCCGCGCGCCGCGTCGAGCTGCGCCATCTGCTCCGGCGTCAGCATCCCCGGCATGTGGGCGGAGCGCCGGTACTCCTCGTCCGGGACGACCTGGCCCCGCTCCCGGAGCCACTGCTCCATCAGCGCGATCTCGTCGAGCTGGGAGATCTCGATCTTCTCGGCCAGCTTCCGGACCGCCTCCCCGGCTCCGTGCGTGGCGGCCATGCGGGCCATCTCGATGGCCTGCTGGTGGTGCCCGATCATGTCCTGCATGAACCGCACGTCCGCCTCGGTGTAGCCCGGGCCCGCGGTGGCGGGCAGGACGTAGGGCGCCGTGTGGGCGTGGCCGTGGGCGTGGGCCGGCGCCTGCGCATGCGCCTGGGGCGGCGCCTCCGCATGCCCGTGCTGCTCGGTGTGCCCGTGCGCAGCGGCCTCGGGCCGCTCCGGGGGCTGCGCTCCGGCGTGCTCGTGGGGCGCCGCCCCCTGCCCGTGGGGTACCGCGGCGTCGCCCGCCGACCCCGCCGCGCCCCGGGCGCTGCACGCCGCCAGCGGGAGAAGGGCGGCGAGCGCCAGCAGGCGGACGGTCTGGCTTGCCAGGCAACGGCCGGCGCCCGGCGTCGGCCTGGGCCGTCCATGGCTCGCAACCATCGCGTATCCGCTCCGGTGAGGAAGGGGTGCGCGGAAATAGTAGTGGCGGGCAGCAGGGACGCAAAAGGGGGCGGAGCGGGGCTCGCCGTCCCCTACCCCCTCACCTCCTCCACCACCGCCGCGATGTCCTCCCCTCCCCCGCCCTTCGCGACCCGCCGCTCGACCAGCGCCTGGATCGGCAGCATCAGGTCCGGGCGGATGCCCTGCGACCTGCTGGCCTCCACGATGTTCGCCAGCGCCACGGCCTGCATGTCGAGCCGCGAGCCGGTGGCGGCGTAGTCGCCAGCGTCGATCTGGGCGGCGGCTTCGGGCAGCGTCGCGGTCATCGCCTGGAGCCAGGGGATCAGGAGCGACGACGTGAACTCCGTCGCACGGACACCCTCCGTGCCCACGAGCGCGACGGCGTGCAGGAAGCCAGCGAACAGGCCGTACATCCCGGCGAGCAAGGCCAGGTCGTGCAGCGACGCGAGCCCCGGGTCAGCGCCCAGGTACATCGCCGAACCGAACCGGCGCAGTACAGGCTCCACTGTCTCGAAGGCCTCTGCCGACCCGCTGTAGAGCACCAGCGACTCGGCCCCGCCGATCATCTCCGGCACCGCCATGATCCCGCCGTCGAGGTAGCGGGCCCCGTGCCCCTCGACCCACGCGGCCGTCTCGCGCGCCTCGGTCGGCGTCCCGTTCGTCAGGTTCACCACGGTGCGGCCGGCGAGCGCATCGCCCGCGGTGCTCAGGATCTCACGCAGAGCGCGATAGTCCAGGACACACGCGATCACGGTCGGGCTGGCCGAGACCGCCTCCGCGACTGTGGCGGCGCGCGCCGCTCCCCTGCGCACGAGAGGCTCGGCTTTGCCCGCGGTGCGGTTCCAGACCGTCGTCGGGTAGCCCGCCTCGAGCACCGCGCCGGCGAGGGCGCTGCCCATGGAGCCGAGACCGATCACCGTGACCGCGGACCCACGATCCGCACCGCGAGACTCGACGGCCCGCTCGGTATGCGCGCTGACGATGGGTTCCCGCATGGCGCCCTCCGGGCTGAGAGACCGACCCCGCCGCCGGCACCGCCTCCGGGCGCGCGCCGGCCACCAGCCCCGAACCTCATGCAGTGCTTGACAGCTCGCAAGTACGTACCGAAAAGTGAGGTACTCACCTCCTGGTAAGCATTGCGAGGGCGCATGGGCAGACGAGGGCCGTACACCTGCGGGCTCGACGCGGCCGTCGACGTGATCGGCGGAAAGTGGAAGCCGCTGATCCTGTGGGAGCTCCACGCCGGCGTGCGCCGGTTCGGCGAGCTGAGGCGGGCGCTGGAGGGGATCAGCGAGAAGGTGTTGATCCAGCAGCTCCGGGAGATGGAGGCGGACGGCCTGGTCCACCGCGAGGTCTACCGGGAGGTCCCGCCCAGGGTGGAGTACTCGCTCACCGAGCTCGGCGAGTCGCTGAACGAGGCCCTGCTGCCGCTGGGCGACTGGGGCGAGCGGCACATGGAGATCATCGCCGCGAGGCGTGGGCGGACCGGGGCGAGCACCGAGTGAGCCTCCCGGATCAGCGGTCCGGGAACGAAAAAAGAGGGCGCCGAGCGGCGCCCCCGTCCTCACGCGAGCACGGAAGGGCTAGTTCCCCGCCGCGGCCTTCGCCTCCTCCAGCAGCTTGACCATCGCCTCGCCCACGCCCTTCGCCGACGCGGGGTTCTGGCCGGTCACCAGCCGCCCGCTCACCGCGACCTTCGCCTGGAACTTCGGAGCCTTGGTGATGGTCGCGCCCCGCTCGGCGAGCTTGCTCTCCAGCAGGAACGGCACGACCTGCGCGAGCCCGACGGCTTCTTCCTCCTCGTTCGTGAACGCCGCCACCTCCTTGCCGGCCACGAGGTACGAGCCGTCCGAAAGCTTCACGTCCACCAGCGCCGAGGGGCCGTGGCACACCGCCGCGACGACGCCGCCCGCCTCGTAGATCCCGGCCGCGATCCGGGCCACCTCCGGGTTGCCCGGGAAGTCCCACATGGTGCCGTGGCCGCCCACGAAGTGCACGGCGACGTAGTCCTTCGGGTCGACCTTGTCGAGCGGGATCGTCTCGCGCACCCGCGCCATCATCGCCGGGTCGTCCAGGAACGCGGCGTTCACAGGGTCGTCCCGCTTCACGCCGTCCATCGGCGGCTCGCCGCCCTTCGGGCTCGCGAGGTCGAAGTCGTACCCGGCCTCACGGACCACGGCGAGCGGATGGGTCAGCTCCGAAAGGTAGAAGCCGGTCTTCCGACCCGTGTCGCCCAGCTCGCCGTGGCTCGTCAGGACGAAGAGCACCTTTCCGGGCATCGCATCCTCCTGTCGTTGTCGGTTCGCTCGCGCGGACCACGGGGACGCCTGGGATCTATCGGGGCGCCAGCGCCGGGCCCCGCCATCCGCGCGCATCAAGAACAGTAACCGCCTCGATAGACATTGACAATTTCAATGATTTGCATCATGCCATAAGATGCCTTATGGCTCCGCTCGACTGGCTCCGCGCGTTCCTCACCGTCTACCGCGTCGGCTCCATCACCGCCGCGGCGCCGCGGCTGTTCCTCACCCAGCCGGCGGTCTCCCAGCAGATCAAGGCGCTGGAGACGCACCTCGGCTATCGCCTCTTCGAGCGTTTGCCCCGCGGCGTGGCGCCGACGCCGGCGGCGCGCGAGCTGGCCCGGCTGATCGCGCCTCACCTGGACGCGCTGGAGGCGACGCTGGAGGGTGCACGCCAGGGGCCAGGACGTCTGGGGGGAACGGTGCGGTTGGGTGGCCCTGCGGAGTTCCTCGCCGAGCGGGTGCTGCCGGCGCTCGGCGGTCTGCCGGAGAAGAAGGTTCGCCTGGAGGTCCGCTTCGGCCTGGCCGACGAGCTGCTGGACGCCGTCGCGGAGGGCGACCTCGACCTCGCGGTCTCGACGCGGGCCGTCCGGCGCAGCGGGCTGGAGTCGGAGCCGCTCTTCACGGAGCGGTTCCTCCTGGTCGCGGCCCCGGCCTGGGCATCGCGCCTGTCGCCGGAGGCGATCGAGGCGAACGGCGCGAGCGCGCTCGAGGGCGTGCCCCTCGTGAGCTACGGCCCAGAGCTGCCGATCCTGCGCCGCTACTGGCGCGTCGTGTTCGGCCAGCGGCTCGAACGCCGTGCCGCCGTCGTGGCTCCCGACCTGCGGGCGGTCCGTGAGGCGGTCGCGGCGGGCGCGGGGATCAGCGTGCTCCCGCAATACCTCTGCGAGGACGCCGTCGCCCGGGGTCGGCTGATCGTGCTCCACCGGCCTTCGACCCTTCCCGAGAACACCCTCCACCTCGCCTGGCGGAGCGGGACGGCCCGGGAGCCGCGGCTGAGCTACGTGCGGGAGCTGATGAAACGCGCGGTGTCGGGCGCCGCCGAGCGGGACGGCGCCGGAGTCGGCAGGAGCAGTGAAGTGTGAGCGCGCAGCGCGACGGCGCCCAACACGGCAGGGCGTGGGCGGAGCCACCCGGTCGTTGTTCTCACAGACGTGAACGACGGCGACGTTTATTAACGAAAGTGCCGCGACGTGTTAATAACCGCCACGGCTCAAAGCCAGCCCCTCCGTCCGAACCGGTGTACGAGCCATCCGGCCGCCGGGTGACGCGCAGCCGGTCGCCCGCCACGGCCACACGGACCTCGCCCGTGGTGCCATCCGCCAGGCGGTACGCTTCGCCGACCTCGAACCGGAGCGACGGCCCACCGCCCGGCCAGGCGCGCACGCCGTCCGGCGCCGTCAGACGGCGCCACGCCTCGTCCACCGGCAGCGGGACGGTCCGGCTCACGCCGATCTCGAAGCCCGCCTCCGCGGTCTGCCCCTCCACACGCAGCCCTTTCGCCCGCTCGTATCCGACGGTGACCGTCTGCTGCCACCATCCGCTCTCCACGCCGCCCTGTCCAAGGAGCAGCGCCACGATCTGCTTGTGCGACATGCTTGCAGCGCCGCGCTCGTCGAGCCAGCGGATCCATTCGTCCCACGTCCGTCCCGTGGCGCGGCGCACGGCGTCGTCCGAGATCCGCAGCGCACCGGAGCGGGCCCGATCGTCTGGACCTTGCTTCCTCATCGTGGCGAAGGAGCTGCGACCCGCCGGCCGTCGTCCTGCGCCCGGCTTCCGGGTCTAAGCCCGGATTCCGAGCGCGTCCGCCGCGGAACGGATCGCCTGGTCGAGGTCGTTCCACAGGTCGTCGGCATCCTCGATCCCGACGCTGAGCCGGAGCATCGAAGGCGGCAGGTGCTCCTGCCCGGCATACATCCCTCTCCGTTCCATGGTGGACTCCACGCCGCCGAGACTCGTCGCGTGCCGGATCAGCCTCGTGTTCCGGCAAACCGCATCGGCGAACTCGGCACCACCACGCAGCTCGAAGGAGATGATGCTGCCGAACCCCTTGAGCACGCGCTTCGCGGTCTCGTGCGTCGGATGCGATGCCAGCCCTGGGTACCGCACGCGCGTGACCAGCGGATGCTTCTCGAGCCGCTCCGCGAGGATCATCGCCGTCTGCTGGGCGCGCTCCAGGCGGAGCGCCAGCGTCCGCGCGCCGCGAACGGCGAGGAAGGCCTCGAGGGTGCCCGGCGTGGCGCCGGTGAGCTCCCGGGTCTTCCTGAGGGCCTGCCACAACGCCTCGTCCCTCGTCGTCACGACCCCGGCGAGGAGATCGGAGTGGCCGCCGATGAACTTGGTTGCCGACTGCACGGACACCGTGGCCCCGAAGTCCAGCGGCTGCTGGTTGAGCGGCGTGGCGAACGTGTTGTCCACCGCGACGATCGCCCCGGGCTTGCGTGGCGCCGCGCAGATCGCTGGCAGGTCCGCCACGATGAGCAGCGGGTTCGACGGGGATTCCAGCCAGATCAGGTCCGCGACGCCGCAGGCGCGGATCCAGGCGTTCGTGTCGTCCACCGGCAGGCGCTCGACGGACCAGCGATTCCGCTCCGCGCCCGCAGCGGCGAGGGCGGCGACTCCGAGATAGCAGTCATCGGGGATCACGACGACGGCGCCGGTCGGGAGCTGGTCGAACACCGCCGCGATCGCGGCCATGCCGGAGGCGAACGCCACGGCCTTGCCCGCCTCGAGTCCGCCGACGATCTCCTCGAGCGCTTCCCAGGTCGGCGTCCCCTCGGTGCGCGAGTACACGCGGCCCGCGCCGAGGATGAAGTTCGACGCGGGCACCATGGGCACGTTCAGCGGCGCACCGGGCTCCGACTCCCGGCCCGCGGAGACGAGCCACGTCTCCAGTTTGATCCCGGACGGGTGCCTCTCCATTCTCCGATCACCTCACGGATGGCCCGACCCCGGCGCCTCGGCGCGCAGCGGCTCGAGGAGTCGAATCTCGTGCCGGCCGCCGACGCCGCAAGTGGACGCGTCGGCCGTCCCTGTGCGGCAACGAGAGTGCCGCCGGCAGCGCGGGGGCGCCGCGGTCCGCGATCCCGGCGGAAGTGCGCTCCCGCTCGGGCTCATCAGCGCCCGCCGTACGCCCGCCGCGCGCCTGCAGCCAGTCAATGACGAGCCGCGCTCAGTGCGCTTCCCCCGCCGTCACGATCCGCCCGTCCCGCACGACGCCGATGAGCACACCCTTCTCGACGGCGTCGCCGTTCTCATCGAATCGGATCGTGCCCGTCACGCCTTCGAAGGCGGGCGTGTCCTTGCCGATGGAGGCGACGTAGTCGCGTACGGCCTTCCGGTTCGTGCCGACCTGCTCGATGGCCTGGGCCAGGAGCATGACGGTGTCGTAGGCGTGGGCGG
This is a stretch of genomic DNA from bacterium. It encodes these proteins:
- a CDS encoding LysR family transcriptional regulator, encoding MAPLDWLRAFLTVYRVGSITAAAPRLFLTQPAVSQQIKALETHLGYRLFERLPRGVAPTPAARELARLIAPHLDALEATLEGARQGPGRLGGTVRLGGPAEFLAERVLPALGGLPEKKVRLEVRFGLADELLDAVAEGDLDLAVSTRAVRRSGLESEPLFTERFLLVAAPAWASRLSPEAIEANGASALEGVPLVSYGPELPILRRYWRVVFGQRLERRAAVVAPDLRAVREAVAAGAGISVLPQYLCEDAVARGRLIVLHRPSTLPENTLHLAWRSGTAREPRLSYVRELMKRAVSGAAERDGAGVGRSSEV
- a CDS encoding cystathionine gamma-synthase, with the protein product MERHPSGIKLETWLVSAGRESEPGAPLNVPMVPASNFILGAGRVYSRTEGTPTWEALEEIVGGLEAGKAVAFASGMAAIAAVFDQLPTGAVVVIPDDCYLGVAALAAAGAERNRWSVERLPVDDTNAWIRACGVADLIWLESPSNPLLIVADLPAICAAPRKPGAIVAVDNTFATPLNQQPLDFGATVSVQSATKFIGGHSDLLAGVVTTRDEALWQALRKTRELTGATPGTLEAFLAVRGARTLALRLERAQQTAMILAERLEKHPLVTRVRYPGLASHPTHETAKRVLKGFGSIISFELRGGAEFADAVCRNTRLIRHATSLGGVESTMERRGMYAGQEHLPPSMLRLSVGIEDADDLWNDLDQAIRSAADALGIRA
- a CDS encoding type 1 glutamine amidotransferase domain-containing protein, whose translation is MPGKVLFVLTSHGELGDTGRKTGFYLSELTHPLAVVREAGYDFDLASPKGGEPPMDGVKRDDPVNAAFLDDPAMMARVRETIPLDKVDPKDYVAVHFVGGHGTMWDFPGNPEVARIAAGIYEAGGVVAAVCHGPSALVDVKLSDGSYLVAGKEVAAFTNEEEEAVGLAQVVPFLLESKLAERGATITKAPKFQAKVAVSGRLVTGQNPASAKGVGEAMVKLLEEAKAAAGN
- a CDS encoding 6-phosphogluconate dehydrogenase, with the protein product MREPIVSAHTERAVESRGADRGSAVTVIGLGSMGSALAGAVLEAGYPTTVWNRTAGKAEPLVRRGAARAATVAEAVSASPTVIACVLDYRALREILSTAGDALAGRTVVNLTNGTPTEARETAAWVEGHGARYLDGGIMAVPEMIGGAESLVLYSGSAEAFETVEPVLRRFGSAMYLGADPGLASLHDLALLAGMYGLFAGFLHAVALVGTEGVRATEFTSSLLIPWLQAMTATLPEAAAQIDAGDYAATGSRLDMQAVALANIVEASRSQGIRPDLMLPIQALVERRVAKGGGGEDIAAVVEEVRG
- a CDS encoding transcriptional regulator; translation: MGRRGPYTCGLDAAVDVIGGKWKPLILWELHAGVRRFGELRRALEGISEKVLIQQLREMEADGLVHREVYREVPPRVEYSLTELGESLNEALLPLGDWGERHMEIIAARRGRTGASTE